The window CTGGATATGATACTATAGATAAATGTATAAAAGCAGAATTAATAGCTGTTTAAgaaaatataatttattttttacgCAACCCTATAAAAAAGACAAAAATATATGAAAGTAAATCAGTTCCATGTTTAAGAAAATTAGATTTATAAACATCTTTAAAAATATGATGCATTTATCCACTATCAGTTTATCCCATCTATCTGTAGTAATTCCGGGTtgtacttataatatatagtatacatataacttaaacatataaagttatatataacttaaacatacatacatacatacatatatatatatatatgtaagtatatatgtaagttatataacctaagtatattgatatatataagtatattcttattatattttaggtatatgtagtataacttaagcatataacttaatatatatatatatatatatatatatatatatataagttatataacctaagtctattgatatatataagtatattcttactatattttaggtatatgtagtataacttaagcatataacttaatatatatatatatatataatgtttccTTATTTAGACCGGAAATCGGCCGGTTttataaccggttaccggtccggttccggttcaaaccggttgacacctttaTCCCACCTGCTGTAAAATTTTAGATTAGACAGTAGAAGCAAGATTGTCAAGGCACAAACACATCAAATTGAAGAATTTATCATTTACGTACCTTGATTATTTACTTCCACTAATTTGTAgagactaatagcctgtttggccaagcttctaaaatcagcttattttgaaaagtgttttccaaaatttcttttcaaaaaagtacttttggtgaaaagcagtttgtgtttggccaattaattgaAAAAACAATTTTGAGTAGCAATTAGTGTTTAACCAAgctttaaaaagtgtttctaagtgtatttttctcaaaagtgcttatcaaaaaagtatttttgagcaaaagttattttttttagcttctgaaaaactgtttctgctactctCTCAGAAGCaattattttctcccaaaagcttggccaaacacctcacttttttaaaataagcacttattggaaAAAACATAAGCTTGGCCAAACTGACTATAACTTTGATAGCTTAGGATTCAGAATCCTGCATGTTCAATTTCATGCATAAAACTACTCAAGTAATTCACAGCTATATAAATAAAAATAGCAAAAATAAAACACGAGCAAAAGAAATGAAATTATCCTTTAAGAAGCCATCAAAAATTCTTCTCAAGTAGAATTATCCTTAAGGAAATGAAAAAACCTCTTTAAAtagaaacacacacacacacacaaaaaaataaaataataacaaataTGTAAACTACACTACAGAAAGATTTTgctgatttgatgaagttgatgagGCCACTCAATCAAGAGAAAGAATTCTGGGTTAGATTTATGATGAACCCAGTGCCTTCTGGGTTGCGTTTAGTGATCGTGCCTTCCATCTATTGCATAATGAAGCAGTTTGCAAACTATTTTAGTGTTGTCACGTGTTTGGGGTAGTTTGTGGTTTCTAAGTATGGTTCCACTATAATTGGACATGCACCTTTAATTTGAATTGGCAGTTTTAActtcccttttttttatttttctctttttgtgaatttgcactattttttttaatttgtattttgtatttttaaatttaatttgGATTTTTGTGATGATTACACTTGGCATCCTATCAATGTTTTGCTTctcctattatatatagatagattcGTTTCTTATTTACTGTTTTTCACATAAAAAGATTCCGGACTACGCTATCACTCCCGTACCCTATTGCTCGTGCACCGGCGAACCAAGATTTTGTGTACGAAGTGGTGGTTCGCAGTCAATATGTTGCACCCAAATCGTGTCGCGATATCCGCTGCTGGATCTCAATGGGAAAAAAATGGGTGGGGGGAAGATGAACAAAAGGGTATTCCAGGAGGTTGTGGACACATGTTTGAAGGAGGGATatagtgtcacaacccaaccaaTTGACTTAAAAAGATTTTGGGGCAAACATGGCAAAACAAAAAAGGGCTCGCAATGAGATTTTGTGATAGACTGCTTAAATGTAACCTTCTGTTTGCCATTTTTAATTTATGATAGACTGATAGTTGTCATTTTTAATCAGTTAATAGTACTGACTCATTCAAGTTCATCTATATAAACCTACTAAAGATCTAAAACGCTCTCTACTATTGTTCGTGATTAGAACACAAGGGAGTGAAAGTTAGCTACGTCCACACACAATTTTTTATTCAGAACAAAGGGAGTGAAAGTTCGCTACGTTATAACACAAATTTATTGGGATTAAATGATCATTAGGCGCAACTAGTGTTGGTAAACATAGTGCTTCTCATTGCTCTAACAAGCAGTCCTTTCATAATATTAACAACAAAAGACATACACACATTCATCAAGATTCATAATCTAGATATACATTTTACTACAACAGcaacctaaaatttaaaaaataaaccgAAAACTTAAGCACAAACTCGGACGTTTGAATTTATTCATCACGAGTGACTTCAAACCCATAATTCAGCCTTGATTCAACGAGCTAACCGACTCGTCTTGCCTTATCTTACTAATCTAACTTAAAATCGAGCTAATATGTGATCATGATAAATACGATCTTTCCTATTATTTTACTAACACGACGAAATAGTCGATACAGTCGTTGCAGATGATGTCCTAGGAGCTGATGGCGATTGTTTCAAAACAACCGGGGGTAATATGCTAGTTTTCCTCGTTTCTTGTTCTTTGATTAATTCACCTGCAAATATTTCCAATTTATCCAAATTGGTTTGTTCCACCAACTTTTTCCCTTGAAACAATGTAGATTCCACATTCCTCTGCCTAAGCATTTCCTCAGCAATGGCCACTGATTTTCGCATTTTTTCATCTTTTATCATGTGTTGTTTTTTCCCAACAATTTCATTTCCTTGTACCCGAACATAGTTACTGTTCCTAAATTCTCCAAATGCCATTGATACAGCTTGATCTACCTGCATTTGTAGGTAAAAAGAAAATATTAGTCTCTGTAAGTTGACGATGTAAAAATATTTATACAATCAAGTTacttgaaaatgaaattattCTATAAAACACATTGAATTCTAAGATTACCTATTGAGATACATcgataataaaaaaaatgtttgTGATTGTTTCAGAAGAAATGAAACAAAGATATGATAGAGGCAGAACATTTATTAGATGAGGTCCACCGGATGCTAGATGCAAAGGCGCATAATTGATCGATATAAACATTATGAGTTATCAGTAATTGCCAGTAATACCTTACTAAGTTTCTTCGTGCATAATCGAAGCTCGGACAAGGAAGAGATAAAAGATAATTGCAGTTAACTTTATTTAATACTAGCATCAATGATAATCTTTAATAAATAGTAAGTAACCTCTTATAACCAGTTAAATCATACTAAACAGTGTAAAAAAAATCCATTAAACTGTCACATggtataaaaaatatttacacaCTCCTTTTCACGTTTGAAGTGCATACTTAACGCAAATACTTACCTAACATTCCAAATTAAAGTTCCTAATAAACTAGTAGTAGTATATATATGGTTTGGTGCACAATTTAATCAAAAGATTCAGTGGACCATTAATATGTAAGACTTGTAATTCCATTAGAGTCACCAAATAAATTCAAGGTCCCATGCAAAACGAGACCGTTCTTTTAATATAATAAAACTCATTAATTCCAAAGTACCAGCTTCACTAATTAGGAACTATTTTATTCAAAGCAATCATTGTCACTCATCAAACTTTTTTAATCAAAGCAATTATTGTCactcatcaattttttttttttaattaaacatTTTTGCTGCAACAACCGCATAGCGATTGAAAtctcacaaagtggggtctggggatgATAGAATGTGTACAGACCTTATCCCTAACTTGAAAGGTCAGGAGAAGGGAAGCTGTTTCCGGCAGACCCTCTCGGCACAAGAACAAGCAATTCAAAACTAATTAAACATTTTTGCATGAACCAAAAATGTCACTTACCATGTCGGCAGCTCCATCTCCGGCAATCTTAACAAACTTCACCGGTGATGACGTCACATTTCCGTCACCGGAATCTGATTCTCCATTTCCCAAAGAAACAACCAACAAATCTTCAACTCCATTAACAAATGGAAATTCTTGTTTATTATTAAGCACATGAGTTATAGCCGCAGCCGTTGGATTATTCATCACAACACCACCACCAACGGCTCTGATCTTTCTTTTCCCATCAAGTGACTTAACCTCCACCGTACGATCAGCCACCGTGGCACCACATACATCAACCAACTTAAAATCACAACCGTCCATTTCCAATGCATCAGCACGTGAAAATAAAAAAGCTGATCCTGTTGTTAAATCATAACATGGGATTAAAACCGTTTTTACAGTTTCTTTTAAAGTTAACTCACCGAACACTTGGTCAAACACCTTCTCCGGTGACCGGGAAACTCGCCGGAAAATGCCATTTGTTGAAATTCTTGAAATTTTCCGGCCATTCTCAACAATAAATTTTAAAGCTTCATTTGCTGTAAACAGTGGGACCCCATTTTTGCCACGTGTAAATAAAAGTCCGGCTAGTATACCGCCGGCACCGGCGCCGGCGACAACATCAAAGTAATCAGCAATGTGGGTGTTTTTATTTCCTGTTTTTAAACAAAGGGTTGTTTCTAAATGGGCTAAAGATTTTGCTGCAAGAATGCCATTAGTGGAACCACATGCATCAATTGAGAGAATTCTTACTTTTCCGGTGGTGACATTTTTTTTGGAGAAATTAAGGTTGTCTTTGCATGCATGAGAAagtttttttgggtcattttcgTAGCCAAAGAGGAAGTTTTTTTCGAGAATGGAGAAGATTTC is drawn from Lycium barbarum isolate Lr01 chromosome 8, ASM1917538v2, whole genome shotgun sequence and contains these coding sequences:
- the LOC132607360 gene encoding patatin-like protein 6, which produces MATATISTISMMDSNMEVDKLTYEIFSILEKNFLFGYENDPKKLSHACKDNLNFSKKNVTTGKVRILSIDACGSTNGILAAKSLAHLETTLCLKTGNKNTHIADYFDVVAGAGAGGILAGLLFTRGKNGVPLFTANEALKFIVENGRKISRISTNGIFRRVSRSPEKVFDQVFGELTLKETVKTVLIPCYDLTTGSAFLFSRADALEMDGCDFKLVDVCGATVADRTVEVKSLDGKRKIRAVGGGVVMNNPTAAAITHVLNNKQEFPFVNGVEDLLVVSLGNGESDSGDGNVTSSPVKFVKIAGDGAADMVDQAVSMAFGEFRNSNYVRVQGNEIVGKKQHMIKDEKMRKSVAIAEEMLRQRNVESTLFQGKKLVEQTNLDKLEIFAGELIKEQETRKTSILPPVVLKQSPSAPRTSSATTVSTISSC